From Anaerolineae bacterium:
AGACCTTCCCCGCCCCCAGCATGGGAGCTCCCACCGGGGAGATCTACGAGTTGGTGGCTTCCTACTTCCAGGCGGTGGGCATCCGCGCCGCCGCCACAGTGCTGGAATCCTCCTTGTGGAGCCAGCGAGTGAACGGCAACCAGGCCCACATGGCCGGATTCAGTGGGGCCAAGATCCTGTGGGTGCTCGACCCTGGCTGGTTCGTGCCCTATGGCTGGTGTTACTGGGCTCCGGCCTACGCCGACTGGCAGCGCACCGGAGGCCACGGAGGTATCGAGCCGCCGGAGGAGTACAAACGGCTGATCGAGTGGTACGACCAGCTGGTAGCGGAGCCAGATGATGAGAGGCGCCTCGAGCTGGGGCGAAGGATCCTGGACCAGCACAACGAGCAGGTGTACGTCATCGGCACCTGCAGCATAGACATCACTCCGGTGGTGGTGAGGAATGACATCGTGAACGTCATCGAGGTGGCGCCAGCCGAGTGGCGCACCCAGCATGAGGGCATCAGCTGGCCCTTCCAGATGTGGCGGCGACCAGCGTAGAGCCGCAGTTGCCGATGGCTGCAGGGGCACAGGACACAGAGTACCAGCGGACCTCTGTCAGCCCAACACCACTGCGGCCATCGGTCTTGTCACCTCTCCCCACTGGGTGCACTGGCCCAGGGGGACACATGTATTGAGGAGTGTCGAAGATGAAGGCCGGTGACTTCCGCGAGCACTGCCGCCAAGTGGCCCACTGGGTGGACTGGGACAGGACGGTGGACCAGTTCATGCATGGCGACCCCAATACCGCAGTGCGCGGCATCGCCGTCACCTGGCTGGCTACCAACGCCCGCATCCGCGAAGCAGCAGCCCTCGGACTCAACTTCGTCATATGCCACGAGGGCGCCTTCTACCCCCGCTACGCTGGAACGCCCAGCGAAGACCGCCATCACGCTGAGAAGCATGGCCTTATGGACCAGCTGGGGATCACTCTCATGCGTTGCCACGATACCTGGGACCGTATGCCTGAGGCGGGCATCGTCGACAGCTGGGCCAAGTTTCTCGGCTTTCCCACTGAGTCTCGGCCGGTGGAGTCCTTCTATCGTGTCTGCCTGCCGAGCGGACGCACGGTAGTGGAAGTGGCACAAGCGGTCCTTGAACGGGTGAGCGTCCTCGGCCAGCAGTTCGTCGGCATTGTGGGAGATAGAGAAGCGCCGGTCGAGCGCATGGTGGTGGGAACAGGCGCCATCACCCGCCTACCAGACATGTATGACCTCGGCGCTGATCTCGTCCTGGCCACGGATGATGGGATCACCACCACCGCCAGTGGACTGTGGTCGCTGGACCTGGGTGTCCCTATGCTCATCATCAACCACGCTACGGCGGAGTTGCCCGGGATGCAGTTACTGGCCGGGTACGTCGAGCACCAGTTCCCGGGTGTCCCGGTGCGCTATCTGCCCGGTGAGTTTCCCTACCAGGTGGTCACCGAGCCACAATGGCCACCCTTCTCCGGATCGTGAGCCTCGTAGGAGTCAGCTTCTGACCTCCCACGTAAGGTGGCTCCGGCATCTGGTTGACTCCTTGTCGGTTAGGTCTGCCTACCCCGCGCACCGACGATAGGCCGCCGGCCTCGGGCATGTCCGTAGCTGCTGATGCGCCAAGGCTGCCCGGCAACGTTGGATGTGCTCAGAACCGATGTCAACCTTGGAGCCAGCGTGCTGGGCCTCCTGTGCCAGAGTTGCGCCGACGCCAGGTACTACGAACAGACCAGACGCATCACCACCGCCGCGACCGGCGTCCCCCATGCCCGCCAGAGCCCCGCCCTCAGGTAGGACCTCCGCCCTTCCGTTTGCGCTCCAGAGCGCTCCACACCAGAATGAGCGGCAGGAGGTCTGCGCATGGCCGTACGTGTGTTCACCGCCCTCATCCACAAAGAGAACGACGTGTACGTGGCAGAATGCCCTGAAGTGGGCACCGTCAGTCAGGGATACAGCGTGGAGGAGGCTGTCGCCAACCTCAAGGAGGCCACCGAGCTCTACCTAGAGGAAATGCAGGACGAGATCGGCGAGCGAACCTGGGGCAAGCCCATCATAACCTCCTTCGAGGCCACTGTTGCCTAGGCTACCCGTGGTCTCGGGCAGCCAGGTGGTCCACGCGCTTGAGCGCCTCGGCTTCGAACAGACGAGACAACGGGGCAGTCACGTCGTCATGCGAAGAGCAACGTGCGGCCGCAAGAGAGTCTGCGTCGTCCCTCTCCACCAAGAGGTCCAGGTCGGTACGCTGGCGGGCATCCTGCGCCAGGCAGACGTGACAGCCGATGAGTTCATCGCCAACCTGTAGTTGGCGCTGGCACAGCTTGACCGGTTGACGCCACTAAACACAAAGCGATCTGGCCGGCCACCAGGGAGCCAGGTTCGTATCGGAGACGGAGGTGAGAGGGCAGAAAGGGCCTCTGCGTCTCTGTACCTCTGTGGCAGTCCTCGCTCGGGGGTAACACAACAATGAAAGTCTTCATCGGAACCGACGTCGAGGGTTGCGCTGGCGTGGTGAGCTTCCAACTCCAGAGCTACGCCGACGCCAGGTACTACGAACAGACCAGACGCATAGCCACCGCCGAGGTCAACGCCGCCGTGCAAGCCCTGGTGGCCCAGGGCATCTCCGACATCCTGGTCAGCGACGGCCACGGGCCCGGGGGCATCGCCTGGGAGGACCTGCACCCGGCCGCCAAGCTCCTCCACGGCCGCCCACCCGCGCCCCGCTCCGTGCGCGACGCCGTCATCCGGGGCTACGACGTCTGCCTCATGATCGGCCAGCACGCCCTCGCCGGCACGGTGGACGGCAACCTCAACCACACCCAGTCTAGCCAGACGGTGGACTACTACCGCCTCAACGGCCGCCCCATCGGCGAGATCGCCCAGTTCGCCCTCTACCAGGGAGCCCTGGGCCTGCCCCTCATCTTCTTGAGCGGCGACGAGGCCGCCTGCCGGGAGGCCCAGGAGCTCATCCCCGGCATCACCACCGCCGCCGTCAAGAAGGGCCTCAGCCGCCAGTCCGCCATCTCCCTCTCTCAGGCCGAGGCCCACCGCCGCATCCGCGAGGGAGTGGCCACCGCCATCCAGAAGCAGCGCCAGACCCCCCTGCCCCCCTTCACCCTGCCTGGACCCTACGAGCTCGAGGTCCGCTTCTTCCACACCGACACCGCCGACGCCTACGCCCAGCGGCCGGGAGTGGAGCGGGTGGACTCCCAGACCATCCGCGTCCGCTCGGACGACATCATGGAGGTCATCTACCTGTAGCCGGACGGTGGGCACAGACACAGCGGTCCCATCGAAGCGAGATCGGGGTGGCGTGGCCGCACGACGAAGAAGACGGACCCAGACCATACTGGCTGACTGCGAGCCAAGGGGGTTCCGCAGGTAGCAGACGATGCCCATGGAATGGACATCACATGCTACTTCAGACGAAGCTCATGCAGATGCCACAGGTCATACCCATCTCCGACCTGCGCAAGCGACAGGCACAGGTGATTGAACAGCTCCAATGGCGACCACGCCGCGATGACGCGAAGAGGAGGCGAGGGAGAGAGGGAAGAGACGTGCCCCAGCGGAGACGCCTCCGTCTCCCCCTCCCCGCGTCTCCCTGTCTCCCCTTCTCCGTACCTCTCCCTCGTGCCTCAGCCTGATCTACTTCGTTACCAGGGGCACGTACAGCCAGTGGCCGTCCCCACCGCCGCCGTCTGCGACGGGGCGGACGGCGGCGCTGAATAGCCCCGAGCCAGAGCCCAACAGCGCTTCTGCGCTCTCCTCCGCAGCCATGGCCACCTGCCCCTCGGCCAGCTCCGGCGGAGGCGGCAACTCGATGTCGTTGAGGGGGCTGCCGAAGTGCCTGGCCGTATCCTGCCGGGTGTCGTTCTGCACCACCCAGGTCTCACCCCCATCGGCGCTGGCGATGATGTCCCCGCCGGCACCCACCACCACTATCTCATTGGGATCGTCGGGGTTGAGGCCGATCCCTACCACGTTCCTCAGGCGGAACGCCAGAGGCTCTTCTATGGCCAGAGACACTTCCTCGAATGTCTGGCCGCCGTCCTGCGAGCGCACGAGGCCATTGCGGTTGATCCAGTCGGGGGCTGCTCCTGGCGGGAGGCTGTGGCTCCTGCCGGCATAGACGGTGCCGGAACCGCAGTGGGCCCGGACCTCGTTGAACGCGCCCGTGATCGCTATGCCCAGAAAGACGGGCGAGCTGGAGGCGTCGGAGAACACCGCGATGCCGCCATCGTGGCCATCGGGGCGAGTGGGTGCCAGGGCGGCAAACAGCTTGTCGGCCACCCGCTCGTCGGAGCCCGGCGGGCAGTAGTCCAGCGCCACCACGCTGTTGCCTATGTCGGTGAGCCCCGTGTCGGAGATGGCGGGCGGCTGGACCCCGCTCAGCGTCACCCGCCGCAAAGCCCCACCAGTCTCTCCGGAGCCGGTGCTGGAGGTTATGCCCACGTAGGCAGCGTCGGTTCCAGGCATACCGACTATGGCGGTGATCGAGTGGCTCTCCAGCGGGAGAGGGAGTCCCAGGTCCGAACCTTGAGAACCGGGCAGCCCCACCAGAAGAGCACCGGCCGACAGGCTCCCGGGAGCGCTGAGGACGCCCAGCATGTCGCCCGCACCTCCGCCCCCACCCAGTATCAGGTAGGTGCCGGCGGTGGCGCTCTCCCACCAGTCAACGGCGTAACCGCCATGGGCGGACGCGCTCCCATCCTGGTGTTGCCACTCCAGCGTCATCCAGCTCTCGCCACCGTCTCTAGAGGCCAGGAAGCGACCCCCGCCGCCCAGAGCGGCGACTATGTCGCCGGCGGTGGGCCCGACCGCGATATCCCGCACGTCGGCGGCGTCCACCCCCCTGATGGCGATGCCGCCCGAGTCAGGCGCGGTGCCCGGATCGGCCATTTTGGGCCACTCGGGGAAGACCGGCCGCAACAAGTTGGGGTCCATGGACGCCGACTTCACCGCGCCGATGCTGCCGTCGCCGGAGATGAGCACCTGGTTGGTGCCCCCATCATAGCCGGCATCGAAGGCGATGCCGGTGTTGTTGTTGATGCCTCGCACCGGTCTGACCACCAGAGTGGTGTCCTCCTGGGTCACCCAGCACATGGCCACAGTCCCAGCGGATCCCAGGGGAGACACAGACCCGACGGCACCCTCGAAAGCGGCGCAGGAGCCCCCTTGGAAGGCGCCGGCCGGGTCATCAGTGTCGTCGCTCTGCTGCTTGAAGATGGTTTGCTCGGTCTGGATCCAGCGGCCCTCGGAGTAAGAGGACATGATGGCGGCGCCTCCCGGCAGCGCCATCGGATCGTACGCATACGTCAGGATGGTGTTGGGCGCCAGGTTACCGGGCCCGAGCTCAGGCCCGCTGGCGGGGCCGCCCAGACGGACGAAGATTGGACTGGCGTCGGGAGCGGCTCCGGTTACCTCCACACTGGGCGCCGTCGTCCGATCTGGTATAGCCCTGATCTCATAGAGCATGACGGAGCCAGTGCCGGAGTTGACGGCCAGAACCGGGGCGGCGGAACCGTTGGCTATAGCCAGGCTGTCTCCGGGAGCCGCCTTGAAGGAGCGCTCGACCCTGCTCAGCTGGGGCTCCAGGTCGGGCTCGGCATCGGTGGGCATGCGCGCATACCACATGTTGGTGCTGCCGGTGTCGAAGACGAGAATCACCGAGACGTCACCGGCGTGACCCCACAGGATTCTGCGGTCGTGAGCGGGAGAGTCGAGGCTCCCGGCCAGTCTGCGCCAGGTAACGCCGAAGTCGCGGGAGTACCAGATGTTGATCTCCTCACCCATCTGGCCCTCCTTGTTGTTGGCCACGGCCGCCACCTCCCCCGGGAAGCCGCTGGTCGTCACCACGCGCATGGCAACCGTGGCATCTAGCCCTTGATCGGGATCATCGTTGGACAGGGTAACCGGGGCCCAGCTACCGCCATAGTCGGCAGTGCGGAAGAGCGAGGGGATGGCTTCCGTGGTCAGGTAGAAGACACCGGACTTGCCGTCGGAGACGATGGAGCTCACCTGAGCCCCATAGGCGCCCAGCCCCCTGAACTTGGTGCCCGAACGCTCCACCGTAACGTTGACCTGGCCCCCGCCGACGAGCGTCACCGTCTCCTCCCCCACCGTCGTGCCCGACGCTGAGGCCACAACGGCATAGGTACCGTCAGGGACACCCGACAACACCACCTGACCCAGCTCATCCGTCACTCCAGCGTAGCGGCCGCCGCTGCCGATGAGAGCGACGAACGCGCCCGCCACCGACTCTCCTTCAGAGGTCACGCTGATCGTCACCGCTACGTCGGCACCCACGGACGCGGATGGAACCAACGCGGGAGCCAGAGCGACCATCAGGACCAGCGCCACGATAGTCACCGCAGAGGCGTGTCCACATCGAGAGAGCATCCTTACCTCCTGACCCTGGGGAGAAGAGACGACAACCGCTGCCGCCGCATGGCGGGGTTATCCGGCACGAGACGCACCACACGCGCTTCAGTCCGGACGTACGTCTCCTATTCGGCAGTCAGAGGCAAGACTTGAGCTCAGGTCAGGAAGGCAAGGTAAAGCCAGCGTGAATTCAGGCGAGACTCACGGATTAGGCTGGAGGAGACGGGTTATGGCGAGTAGGTTGTGGGGCTACACAGAACGCGGGCGCGATACACGACAAGAGGCATGGGGCGCGGTGTCGCCGGTACAGAGCGGATTCCTCAGTGCCGCCGCCGAGCCCAGGTAGGCGATAGGTGACCTGCTTCAGGCAGCCCCATGCTGTTCTCAACGGTCTACTGCCCATAGCCCGTAGCGCGCTGCCGCCAGGTGCACAATCTCGTTGACCAGTACCCGATACTCCATCCCCTCGCCCCTGGCGGCCATGACTATGTCGCTGTACTTGGGGTTGAGCCCAGGAAGAGTGTTGATCTCAAGGAGGTAGGGACGGCAGTCGTCGCCCAACCTAAAGTCCACCCGTCCCACGTCCAGGGCGCCGATGGCGGTAAAAGCGCGGACGGCCAGGTCCTGGAGCCGCCCCGAAAGCTCCTCGTCTATGGGTGCCGGACACAGGTAGGCCGGGTCGAGGGGTCGCTCGCCCTTGATGTAACTGCTGTAGATCCCCTCTGACTCTGCCACCGAACTGACGTCAATCTCCAGCACCGGGAAGACATGGAACCCGCGCTCGTCGTAGAGGGGGGAATGGGGCAGGCTGCACACCGCGCGCTCGTTTCCGATAAGCCCGACGGTGAACTCGCGCCCGGGCAGGAACGCCTCGGCCAGAGCCGGCTGGCGATAGGTGCAGACGATCCAGTTGGCGCGCTCGCGCAGCTCCCCTCCGCTGTGCACCACCGATCCCTGGCCGATGCCCATCCCCGACCCCTCTCGTGCCGGCTTGACGAACAGGGGGAAGCTGAGGCCCTCATCCACAGGCTCGTCCCCGGTGCGGAAGACCTGGAAAGGCGCGGTGGGCAGGCCCTGGGCCCGCCAGACCAGCTTGCACATGGCCTTGTCCAAGGACAGGGCATTGGCCAAGACGCCGGAGGCCGTGTAAGGGATGCCCAGCATTTCCAGCAGGGCCGGAACGTGCGACTCTCGCGACTCGCCCCGCAGGCCCTCGGCGATGTTGAAGCACAGGTCGGGGGACACCTCCCGTATCGAGTCCAGCAGGGTACAATCCGCCTCCAGGGGGATGACTGTGTGGCCACCCGCGGAGAGGGCACTCACCAGTCCGCTAACCGTCTCTTCGGTGTCGTACTCGGCCAGAGCGTCCTGAGGCGCGCCGGCCGGGCAGGACACGTTGGCCTTCAGGTTGTACAGCAGGGCTATGCGCATCTACCTGCATCCTCTAAGTACACGGGACTCGAGCATTCTACACACTGCTGACAACCAGAGAGACACAGAGGCATGAAGTGTGCTGGCTAGATGCCGTCTTCATCCTCTGTGTCTCTCTGGCTGTGCGGCCGCTTACGACATGATCGCCGCGCCCTGAGGAGCATGGCGACGGACGTGACCGTCCCGCCACCCCTCAGGCTCTATGGCCCCTCTCTGGCCCGAGAGCAGCGCCGACACACCGTCCCGCCCGTTGCAGTAGGAGCAGTGCTCCCGGTCGTGGCCCGGATAGTCCTGGGGCTGGGCGTAGCTGCTGATCATGCCCTCGAAGTTGCGCACCACCACGTGGGTGTCGGACATGCTGATCAGGTAGTTGGGAGTGATGGGCACCTTGCCCCCGCCACCGGGAGCATCAATGACGTACTGAGGGATGGCGAAGCCGGAGGTGTGCCCTCGCAACGACTCCATGATCTCGATGCCCTTAGCCACCGGCGTCCGGAAGTGCGCCGCCCCCTCCACCAGATCGCACTGGTACAGGTAGTAGGGCCGCACCCGGTTGCGCACCAGCCTCTGCCCTAGGGCCTTGATTATGCCAGGGCAGTCATTGACCCCGGCCAGCAGCACCGACTGGCTTCCCAGGGGGATGCCTGCGTCGGCCAGGCGGTTCAGCGCCGCCTCCACCTCAGGAGCCAGCTCCTTGGGGTGGTTGAAGTGCACGTTCATCCACAGGGGGTGGTAGCGCCGCAGCAACGCCGTCAGCTCCGGCGTGATCCTTTGGGGCAGGAAGAAGGGCACCCGAGTGCCAATGCGGATGATCTCCACGTGCGGTATGGCCCGCAGGGCAGAGAGCAGCCTCTCCAGCACCGGGTCCGCCAGGGTGAGCGGGTCGCCCCCGGACACCAGGACGTCTCTGATCCCCGGGTGAGACGCGATGTACTCCAGCGCCGGTCCCCAGTCCCGCACCCCAGCACGGGCGCCACGGCCCACCAAGCGGCTGCGGGTGCAGTGCCGGCAGTAGGAGGCGCACAGCGTGGTGGCGAGCAGCAAGACTCGGTCCGGGTAGCGGTGCACCAGGCCGGCCACAGGGGACTGTTCGTCCTCGTGCAGCGAGTCCGCCACCGTCTCCTGACAGGGCGCAAACTCCTGTGTCGTGGGTATCAACTGCCTGCGGATGGGGCAGCGCGGGTCCTCGGGGTCCATCAAGCCGGCCACGTAGGGAGTCACCTGCACCCGCAGTCGGCCGGGGATGGTCAGAGCTTCTCTTTCGTCGGGGGTGAGCCGGATCACCCGGCTCAGCTGGTCAGGAGTCCGCAAGGCGTGGCGCATCTGCCATCGCCAGTCGTGCCAGTGCTCGGCCGGCACGTGGCCCCAAGTACCGGGAGGTTCGTCGGCCTTACCGGGAGGCTCCTCGAGCGGGTCCTCAATTAGCTCTTGCATCTTGGGTGGTCTCGTACCCTCCAGACAGATAGCATACCGTTGGCTTTCTGGTTCCCCACCGCGCAGGGCGCACCGCACCTCCTGACGCACATAGAGAGGGGGCTTCGGACGCCTTCCGGCTTTCGAGCGTGCACAGATGCCGAGCCGAGGAGTACGTACCCATAGTCTACCGTGACGACCAGGTGTAGTCTCGGTGTCGTCACTGCTGGCCTGCCGCCCGTTGTGAGGGAGCTG
This genomic window contains:
- a CDS encoding type II toxin-antitoxin system HicB family antitoxin; amino-acid sequence: MAVRVFTALIHKENDVYVAECPEVGTVSQGYSVEEAVANLKEATELYLEEMQDEIGERTWGKPIITSFEATVA
- a CDS encoding addiction module toxin, HicA family is translated as MPRLPVVSGSQVVHALERLGFEQTRQRGSHVVMRRATCGRKRVCVVPLHQEVQVGTLAGILRQADVTADEFIANL
- a CDS encoding M55 family metallopeptidase → MKVFIGTDVEGCAGVVSFQLQSYADARYYEQTRRIATAEVNAAVQALVAQGISDILVSDGHGPGGIAWEDLHPAAKLLHGRPPAPRSVRDAVIRGYDVCLMIGQHALAGTVDGNLNHTQSSQTVDYYRLNGRPIGEIAQFALYQGALGLPLIFLSGDEAACREAQELIPGITTAAVKKGLSRQSAISLSQAEAHRRIREGVATAIQKQRQTPLPPFTLPGPYELEVRFFHTDTADAYAQRPGVERVDSQTIRVRSDDIMEVIYL
- a CDS encoding KamA family radical SAM protein — protein: MQELIEDPLEEPPGKADEPPGTWGHVPAEHWHDWRWQMRHALRTPDQLSRVIRLTPDEREALTIPGRLRVQVTPYVAGLMDPEDPRCPIRRQLIPTTQEFAPCQETVADSLHEDEQSPVAGLVHRYPDRVLLLATTLCASYCRHCTRSRLVGRGARAGVRDWGPALEYIASHPGIRDVLVSGGDPLTLADPVLERLLSALRAIPHVEIIRIGTRVPFFLPQRITPELTALLRRYHPLWMNVHFNHPKELAPEVEAALNRLADAGIPLGSQSVLLAGVNDCPGIIKALGQRLVRNRVRPYYLYQCDLVEGAAHFRTPVAKGIEIMESLRGHTSGFAIPQYVIDAPGGGGKVPITPNYLISMSDTHVVVRNFEGMISSYAQPQDYPGHDREHCSYCNGRDGVSALLSGQRGAIEPEGWRDGHVRRHAPQGAAIMS